The following proteins come from a genomic window of Proteinivorax hydrogeniformans:
- a CDS encoding NAD-dependent epimerase/dehydratase family protein translates to MKVNHIVQEDLEKIYNDIKGLLDGVEGSTWLISGGAGFLGSYFLDLLNYCNENVFSRPCKVYCVENFASSTPERIKHLENNKDIEIINQDITKPFNYSLSNNIDYIVHAANIASPTFYRKHPIETIEANVVGLKNLLDLGIKNNLKSFLFFSTSEIYGDPTPENIPTPEHYNGNVSCTGPRACYDESKRLGETLAINYYRQHLLPVKIVRPFNVYGPGLRLEDKRVIPDFCKDALTEQKISILSDGTPSRSFCYVSDAIAGFLKVLLSDYNGEPFNIGNDKLELNMISLANKISEVVGNVELIYNKSEDGDYLIDNPQRRCPDLTKAKNLLGYQPRVDLKEGLDRTIRWYKEIYNL, encoded by the coding sequence TTGAAAGTAAATCATATCGTCCAAGAGGACCTAGAAAAAATTTATAATGACATTAAAGGTTTGTTAGATGGCGTAGAAGGAAGTACTTGGCTTATCAGCGGCGGGGCCGGTTTTTTAGGTAGCTACTTTTTAGATCTGCTTAATTATTGTAATGAAAACGTCTTTAGTAGGCCATGTAAAGTTTATTGTGTTGAAAATTTTGCTTCCTCAACTCCTGAAAGAATCAAGCACCTAGAAAATAATAAAGACATTGAAATTATAAACCAAGATATTACAAAGCCTTTTAATTACTCCTTAAGTAATAACATTGATTATATAGTCCATGCTGCAAATATAGCCTCACCTACCTTTTACAGAAAGCATCCCATTGAAACAATAGAGGCTAACGTAGTAGGGCTGAAAAACTTATTAGATTTAGGGATTAAAAATAACCTCAAAAGCTTTTTGTTTTTTTCTACAAGCGAGATTTACGGAGATCCTACACCTGAAAACATCCCAACACCAGAACACTATAATGGAAATGTATCATGTACCGGTCCAAGAGCTTGCTATGACGAATCAAAAAGACTTGGGGAAACGCTGGCAATAAATTATTACCGTCAGCACTTACTACCAGTAAAAATAGTAAGGCCTTTTAACGTCTATGGTCCCGGTCTTAGATTAGAAGATAAAAGAGTTATCCCAGATTTTTGTAAAGATGCATTAACTGAACAAAAGATATCTATATTGAGTGATGGCACACCTTCAAGAAGTTTTTGTTATGTTAGCGATGCCATTGCAGGCTTTCTGAAAGTGCTACTTTCAGACTATAATGGCGAGCCTTTTAATATCGGAAATGATAAGTTAGAACTTAACATGATTAGTCTAGCTAATAAAATTTCTGAAGTAGTTGGTAATGTAGAACTGATTTATAATAAAAGTGAAGATGGGGATTACCTGATTGATAACCCCCAAAGACGGTGCCCGGATTTAACAAAGGCTAAAAACTTGTTGGGCTATCAACCAAGGGTAGATCTAAAAGAAGGATTAGACAGAACGATTAGATGGTACAAAGAGATCTACAACCTGTAA
- a CDS encoding WxcM-like domain-containing protein encodes MKTPWEIYTIKPFKDCRGSLKKVIMKSQIANEEELEEAYLLYSNSKSIRGNHYHKKTIEYFTVVSGTAKFVLKDLKTGVVEEVEVSESDNLVLKIPPYVVHAFRNEKEKTLVILAISTREYRKGDTDSYEQKIL; translated from the coding sequence ATGAAAACACCTTGGGAGATTTACACTATTAAGCCTTTTAAAGATTGTCGAGGTAGTTTGAAAAAAGTTATAATGAAAAGTCAAATTGCAAATGAAGAAGAACTTGAGGAAGCTTATTTATTATATAGCAACAGCAAAAGTATAAGGGGAAACCATTATCATAAGAAAACTATTGAGTACTTTACCGTTGTAAGTGGCACAGCAAAATTTGTACTAAAGGACCTAAAAACAGGTGTTGTCGAAGAGGTAGAAGTTTCGGAAAGTGACAATTTGGTGCTAAAAATCCCTCCTTATGTTGTTCATGCCTTTAGAAATGAGAAGGAAAAAACATTAGTAATCCTTGCAATTTCCACTAGGGAGTATCGTAAAGGAGATACGGACTCTTATGAACAGAAAATTTTATAA
- a CDS encoding glycosyltransferase codes for MNRKFYKNNHPNLCTILTKDYLVKGLALYHSLKKHTKDFHLWVLCVDEVSYDILEHMELKNVTLVKLKNLQTPKLKQLQKTRKLNEFCWTLKAPFILYLIKNNYNLDSIMYIDADLFFFDDIKQLYKEWGQSSILLTKLWLSPAWNRRVGRYQAGLIGFKRDANAFKCLNWWNKKCLEWCFDIKEKKRWADQKYLDKWPALVSDIKIIKSLGINSGPWNVRRFPIRVKGDVIYCKSNKLIAYHYSGFDIFNEGEFELCNRKKLPRKAIKHIYGPYAEEISKVIKLLKSKDKEYSYGFSSKHQDKKLYNYYCLESND; via the coding sequence ATGAACAGAAAATTTTATAAAAATAATCACCCAAATCTTTGCACCATATTGACAAAAGATTATTTAGTTAAAGGGTTAGCATTATATCATTCCCTAAAAAAACACACCAAAGACTTTCATTTATGGGTTTTATGTGTAGATGAAGTATCCTATGACATTTTGGAGCACATGGAGCTTAAAAATGTTACGTTAGTTAAGTTAAAGAATCTACAGACTCCTAAGTTAAAACAGTTGCAAAAAACTAGAAAGTTAAATGAGTTTTGCTGGACTTTAAAGGCACCTTTTATCCTGTATCTCATAAAAAACAACTACAACCTTGATTCAATAATGTATATTGATGCCGATTTATTTTTCTTTGACGATATTAAACAGTTATACAAAGAGTGGGGGCAATCTTCAATACTCTTAACAAAACTATGGTTATCCCCTGCTTGGAATAGAAGGGTGGGCAGGTATCAAGCAGGCCTAATCGGCTTTAAAAGAGATGCAAACGCCTTTAAATGTCTTAATTGGTGGAACAAAAAGTGTTTAGAATGGTGTTTTGATATAAAAGAAAAGAAACGCTGGGCAGATCAGAAATATTTAGATAAATGGCCCGCTTTAGTGTCAGATATTAAAATAATAAAAAGCTTGGGTATTAACTCAGGGCCTTGGAATGTAAGACGTTTTCCAATCCGCGTAAAAGGGGATGTAATTTACTGTAAAAGTAATAAATTAATTGCTTACCATTACAGTGGATTTGATATATTTAACGAAGGGGAGTTTGAACTTTGCAATAGAAAAAAACTTCCTCGTAAAGCTATAAAACACATCTATGGTCCCTATGCCGAGGAAATTAGTAAAGTAATTAAACTTCTTAAGTCCAAAGATAAAGAGTACTCATATGGCTTTTCTAGCAAACATCAGGATAAGAAGCTTTATAATTATTACTGTTTAGAAAGCAATGATTAA
- a CDS encoding UDP-glucose/GDP-mannose dehydrogenase family protein: MKITVVGTGYVGLVTGVCLAYKGHHVICIDKKKDIVEKINNMEVPIYEPGLDKLLKEVIASGRLKAATELGKSVAESEVSIIAVGTPFKGDEIDLTYIKAATKEIGTALKERDKYHVVCVKSTVIPTTTDTLVKNYLEDSSGKKLGEDIGLAMNPEFLREGKAMEDFMNPDRIVIGAYDKNSFSIMEKVYKDYFKAPIIRCNLRTAEMIKYTANALLATLISYSNEVATICEKTGEIDVKEVLEGVVLDKRFNPRVNGKLVNPEMNKYLQAGCGFGGSCFPKDVKALISYSIAKEHIPRIIDSTIEVNKEQPLRIISRLEDSVGTLEGKKVAVLGLAFKPETDDVRESPSIAIIKELLEKKARVHGVDPKAMDNMKKIIPPDNSLTYSTEYKSALEDADAVILVTSWPDFVQIPPEDFIRLMKKPLVVDGRRVFDKARLKAKGIRYIGVGLAY, encoded by the coding sequence ATGAAAATTACTGTAGTGGGTACAGGTTATGTGGGCCTTGTTACTGGGGTGTGCCTGGCATATAAAGGGCACCATGTGATTTGTATCGATAAAAAGAAGGATATAGTTGAAAAAATCAACAATATGGAAGTGCCAATTTACGAACCAGGTTTAGATAAGCTTTTAAAAGAAGTAATAGCTTCAGGTAGGTTAAAGGCGGCTACAGAACTTGGCAAATCTGTAGCAGAGTCAGAAGTATCCATTATAGCAGTAGGCACCCCTTTTAAAGGAGATGAGATTGACTTAACATATATTAAAGCTGCTACAAAGGAAATTGGAACCGCCTTAAAAGAAAGGGATAAATATCACGTAGTATGTGTTAAAAGCACAGTAATACCAACAACTACAGACACACTAGTTAAGAACTATCTTGAAGATAGCTCCGGTAAAAAACTTGGTGAAGATATTGGATTGGCTATGAATCCTGAATTTTTAAGAGAGGGAAAGGCTATGGAAGATTTTATGAATCCAGACAGGATAGTAATCGGTGCTTATGATAAAAATAGCTTTTCTATTATGGAAAAAGTATATAAAGATTATTTTAAAGCTCCCATCATTAGGTGCAACCTAAGGACTGCAGAAATGATTAAATACACTGCTAATGCCCTTTTAGCAACCTTAATATCTTACTCAAATGAAGTTGCCACCATATGTGAAAAAACAGGAGAGATTGATGTTAAAGAGGTGCTAGAAGGAGTTGTCTTAGATAAAAGGTTTAACCCTAGAGTTAATGGCAAGTTAGTAAATCCTGAAATGAACAAATATCTTCAAGCCGGTTGTGGGTTTGGAGGAAGTTGCTTTCCAAAGGATGTAAAAGCTCTCATCTCGTATAGCATAGCAAAAGAGCATATTCCCCGTATCATAGACTCCACTATTGAAGTAAATAAAGAGCAACCATTACGGATTATAAGTCGACTCGAGGATAGTGTTGGTACTTTAGAAGGCAAGAAAGTTGCCGTGTTAGGTCTGGCTTTTAAGCCTGAAACAGACGATGTTAGAGAATCTCCAAGTATTGCAATAATAAAAGAATTATTAGAAAAAAAGGCAAGGGTTCACGGAGTGGATCCTAAAGCAATGGATAATATGAAGAAGATAATTCCTCCCGATAATTCATTAACCTATAGTACAGAATACAAATCTGCTTTAGAAGATGCCGATGCCGTTATCTTGGTTACCTCGTGGCCTGATTTTGTACAAATACCGCCTGAAGATTTTATAAGGTTAATGAAAAAGCCGTTAGTTGTAGATGGTAGAAGGGTATTTGACAAAGCAAGACTAAAAGCAAAGGGGATCCGCTATATAGGAGTAGGGTTAGCCTACTAG